One stretch of Spiroplasma mirum ATCC 29335 DNA includes these proteins:
- a CDS encoding spiralin repeat-containing protein, with product MEYVTTQINNNLKDGNKITKSNFNIINNAKAGKYEQAQPITITINSQAQSKIITGKTTLTIQIITIAGRINISVLTF from the coding sequence TTAGAATATGTTACAACCCAAATTAATAATAATCTTAAAGATGGTAATAAAATAACAAAATCTAATTTTAATATTATTAATAATGCAAAAGCAGGGAAGTATGAACAAGCTCAACCAATTACCATTACCATTAATTCCCAAGCACAATCTAAAATTATTACGGGAAAAACAACTTTAACAATTCAAATTATTACGATTGCGGGGAGAATTAACATTTCTGTGTTAACTTTTTAA
- a CDS encoding Vmc-like lipoprotein signal peptide domain-containing protein: MKLSNEKTFKYLGAISLTATSASSVVACHNKSAQPNNNIKTNLSEIKISKMINPLAITVNDEKNVTLDELNAINFNDILIRICYNPN; the protein is encoded by the coding sequence ATGAAATTAAGTAATGAAAAAACTTTTAAGTACTTGGGTGCGATTAGTTTAACAGCAACCAGTGCAAGTTCTGTTGTTGCTTGTCATAACAAAAGCGCCCAACCAAATAATAATATCAAAACTAATCTTAGTGAAATTAAAATATCAAAGATGATCAATCCATTAGCAATTACAGTTAATGATGAAAAAAATGTTACATTAGATGAATTAAATGCCATTAATTTTAATGACATATTAATTAGAATATGTTACAACCCAAATTAA
- the nagA gene encoding N-acetylglucosamine-6-phosphate deacetylase gives MILKNAKIVLINEIIEKGWIEVEGNLIKSVNKGETNQDGHDLHGLIVMPGFIECHVHGGYGHDFEEGTIAGFDEFAKKITQEGVTKFCQGTVTGSVEKVTKLMAVYGEYMTKHNKGAKALQIGAHLEGPFISHEFKGAHEETLLIKPDIKVMQQFIDASKNNIRVVTYAPELQDGSFTTFLLKNKIIPSMGHSAASFEQVTTEVGRGANHFTHLHNGMSRYEHRKPGMVNAGLFYDEILCELITDGIHNHPDTIREAYKIKGPDHLCIITDAMIAKGLADGPYKLGDLDVIKKGQTVTLLNGTLAGAAATYDFNVRNMYHFTKCSLIDLIKMTSINVAKQLGIYNQTGSIQPNKLADLVVVDNDLNVKMTISEGEIAYNNL, from the coding sequence ATGATTTTAAAAAACGCAAAAATAGTATTAATTAATGAAATTATTGAAAAAGGGTGAATTGAAGTTGAAGGTAATTTAATTAAATCAGTCAATAAAGGGGAAACTAACCAAGATGGTCATGACTTGCACGGATTAATTGTTATGCCCGGATTTATTGAATGTCATGTCCATGGTGGTTATGGCCATGATTTTGAAGAAGGCACAATTGCTGGATTTGATGAGTTTGCCAAAAAAATTACGCAAGAAGGAGTAACAAAGTTTTGCCAAGGAACAGTTACCGGTTCTGTGGAAAAAGTAACTAAATTAATGGCAGTCTACGGTGAATATATGACTAAGCATAATAAAGGGGCAAAAGCATTGCAAATTGGTGCCCACTTGGAAGGTCCTTTTATTTCACACGAATTTAAAGGAGCACATGAAGAAACACTATTAATTAAACCAGATATTAAAGTAATGCAACAATTTATTGATGCTTCCAAAAATAACATTCGGGTAGTTACTTATGCCCCCGAATTACAAGATGGATCATTCACAACCTTCCTTCTTAAAAATAAAATTATTCCTTCAATGGGACATTCCGCTGCTAGTTTTGAACAAGTAACAACCGAAGTTGGGCGGGGAGCTAATCATTTCACCCATCTTCATAATGGAATGAGCCGTTATGAGCATCGCAAACCAGGAATGGTTAACGCGGGACTATTCTATGATGAAATTTTGTGTGAACTAATTACGGATGGAATTCATAACCATCCTGATACCATCCGGGAAGCTTATAAAATTAAGGGACCTGATCATTTATGTATTATTACAGATGCCATGATTGCAAAAGGATTAGCTGATGGCCCATACAAATTAGGTGATTTGGATGTTATTAAAAAAGGCCAAACGGTTACCTTATTAAATGGAACGTTAGCCGGTGCGGCGGCGACTTATGATTTTAACGTTCGCAATATGTATCATTTTACTAAATGTTCATTAATTGATTTAATTAAAATGACAAGTATTAATGTGGCAAAACAATTAGGAATTTACAACCAAACAGGGTCAATTCAGCCAAATAAATTGGCGGACCTTGTTGTGGTAGATAATGATTTAAATGTTAAGATGACAATTTCCGAAGGTGAAATTGCTTATAATAATCTTTAA
- a CDS encoding DeoR/GlpR family DNA-binding transcription regulator → MHKLERKNMLLDFLQAKPSHNMAEINEYVESLKIAYVTVRRDLKGLQNEGLVSLSYGGVKTNEKSDNSTIKHLNRLNLNLKAKLAQKLINQGDVFYLVGAGTTCEEFAKQIKTEVKVITNSWFVYQILLKNSYIIKPILVGDKYREPSGVFFIGSFVEKALEIEPFYKTFVSVTNIDYNGNVYNNNEGESYLEAIILAKAKYKYILADNSKFNSMGYEHFCNIKDVDGIITYRVVEIKPEYLAKVIN, encoded by the coding sequence ATGCATAAGCTAGAAAGAAAAAATATGTTATTAGATTTTTTACAAGCAAAACCATCCCACAATATGGCGGAAATTAATGAGTATGTTGAATCATTAAAAATCGCATATGTTACTGTCCGCCGAGATTTAAAAGGATTGCAGAATGAAGGTTTAGTTAGTCTATCTTATGGTGGGGTTAAAACTAATGAAAAATCGGATAATAGTACAATTAAACATTTAAATCGATTAAATTTAAATCTCAAAGCTAAACTAGCTCAGAAATTAATTAACCAAGGTGATGTTTTTTATTTGGTGGGGGCCGGAACAACCTGTGAGGAATTTGCTAAACAAATTAAAACTGAAGTTAAAGTGATAACTAATTCTTGATTTGTTTACCAAATTCTTTTAAAAAATTCTTATATTATTAAACCAATTCTAGTTGGTGACAAATATCGAGAACCTTCGGGGGTCTTCTTTATTGGTTCTTTTGTTGAGAAAGCATTAGAAATTGAACCATTCTATAAAACATTTGTTTCAGTTACAAATATTGATTATAATGGTAATGTCTATAATAACAATGAGGGAGAATCATACCTCGAAGCAATTATTTTAGCAAAGGCTAAATATAAATATATCCTTGCTGATAATTCAAAATTCAATTCAATGGGTTATGAACATTTCTGTAATATTAAAGATGTTGACGGAATTATTACTTATCGGGTTGTGGAAATTAAGCCAGAGTATTTAGCAAAAGTAATTAATTAG
- a CDS encoding AAA domain-containing protein, translating into MADNEFLIKGKRFNGKNLLLNWYFLTTSKSKFNDEDVKNLHLKNINTVNELYNFFKTHICIADFFICLINDKAKIKKDKKGIEKELFDILVRFKSITFVDDLLDPNLSLTILGDINPEIGVINVKNIFLTAMEKTKQDFETPGEGVLLEIADNFNLTEAKTRTILDSNVMANMKFLISTFQEEKTEWLQYLQFQTQDLEYKRSNSCLYIDSKLMEYVKIPKTVSNFEKYHDIKFSTNNFWYVPKNIFAKNNIKLNPNNYEEIIIANLTLFVDDQEKYRCLKSLQNLSVAPLNLNRSYKKDNPLTLMEFSYYDSFAQDSNDIIDLGFNINTTQHINDNLTLALILEKLWNIYLNENNIEKPNGEKQEISQLLKTHLKDYQPINTYYELQNEEELSLQEINNQFPQYGYLTYVGKGDSTLIRRSSVILEKISKNDVANPYLINYIFNIEDVKIKNQNHLLTIDDLTFACNNLNEEQKLAIVKTLNSQDIFLLQGPPGTGKTEFIAELVYQYAMLGKKILVSSQNHTAIDNVLMRLTKTPQIAPLRLTGEEVRKKNKFTDFNPDKLIFNHYRFIYNHLLQKYLTKWNALNYDYENQKLELQKLKTNAKMLAQEIAEAKKLKTKLTELTKLRDDGINNELIAKNKNKKLIIEINNINNIFSMLNDYNWSGVINPNSDVGELFKKHFSAIMQEKLGMEFDSLFSIQEAYQKIIQTLNSNTKLISIKEQELFELKNISKENRDDDWLGKFTTVYQELNDLKAIDYKQEVDITQYEHAINAFRNDLEMLKVIYENRLNNLQESNNNNVIAQYDQEISYLADEVKVLDQKLVGLKIEIENLVQGINNIFNMHLTIKDIAATINDIDQAINEIDLNIKNIVNEKNQKNNFVNNLINFLDNNYRIGKFLDQENISSNKFTSFMERDTLLYANQFLQNNVNVVAMTATANQSYAQSKNKVLQDYNISDIDIKKFAFDVVIIDEVSKLTPMEVFMPLVYGKAVVLVGDYRQLPPIMPYREEDIAKINTVYQEHYSYHDFNELLTNSMFKKLVAKCDDSVKGILTKQYRSHEDIMRVVNVFYENQLQLGDPENQNNLKRHYIKVSNKNGLTIFEPHKAVYWIDSTKDADNTNIVYEQGESGSTSLFNWLEIELTVKTLLLIEKGYNNQEIKLTKKPKVAVISFYGLHVKKLRRAISNLKFKSIIVEVSTVDDYQGRETEIVIVNTVRNPKNQEKANKEFIKKYERLNVAFSRAKNMLVIIGAINFFAHIEVEIPTIANPEITKMVKAYYEIIKIIDEYGTVFTASDILD; encoded by the coding sequence ATGGCAGACAATGAGTTTTTAATTAAAGGTAAGAGATTTAACGGGAAAAATCTTTTATTAAATTGATATTTTCTTACCACTAGTAAAAGTAAGTTTAACGATGAGGATGTTAAAAACTTACATTTAAAAAATATTAATACTGTTAATGAACTATATAATTTTTTTAAAACGCATATTTGTATTGCTGATTTTTTTATTTGTTTAATTAATGATAAAGCTAAAATTAAAAAAGATAAAAAAGGCATTGAGAAAGAACTATTTGATATTCTAGTTCGTTTTAAATCAATTACTTTTGTTGATGATTTATTAGATCCTAATTTATCGTTAACAATTTTAGGAGATATTAACCCGGAAATTGGGGTTATTAATGTAAAAAATATTTTTTTAACTGCCATGGAAAAAACTAAACAAGACTTTGAAACTCCTGGGGAAGGAGTTCTCTTAGAAATTGCCGATAATTTTAATCTTACCGAAGCAAAAACTCGCACAATTCTTGATTCAAATGTAATGGCTAATATGAAATTCTTAATTTCAACCTTTCAAGAAGAAAAAACTGAATGGTTACAATACTTGCAATTTCAAACCCAAGATTTAGAATATAAACGAAGTAATTCTTGTTTATATATTGATAGTAAATTAATGGAATATGTTAAGATTCCGAAAACAGTTTCTAATTTTGAAAAATACCATGATATAAAATTTAGTACTAATAATTTTTGATATGTTCCGAAAAATATTTTTGCAAAAAATAATATTAAATTAAACCCAAATAATTATGAAGAAATTATTATTGCAAATTTAACCTTGTTTGTGGATGATCAAGAAAAATATCGTTGTTTAAAATCACTACAAAATTTAAGTGTTGCTCCGCTTAATTTAAACCGTTCATATAAAAAAGATAACCCATTAACTTTAATGGAATTTAGTTATTATGATAGTTTTGCCCAAGATTCAAATGATATTATTGATTTAGGTTTTAATATTAATACAACTCAACATATTAATGATAATTTAACTTTAGCACTTATTTTAGAAAAATTATGAAATATTTATCTTAATGAAAATAATATTGAGAAACCAAATGGTGAGAAACAGGAAATTTCTCAGCTATTAAAAACTCATTTAAAAGATTATCAACCAATTAATACATATTATGAATTACAAAACGAAGAAGAATTATCTCTTCAAGAAATTAATAACCAATTTCCCCAGTATGGTTATCTAACATATGTTGGAAAGGGTGACTCAACGTTAATTCGTCGTAGTTCAGTAATTTTAGAAAAGATTAGTAAAAATGATGTGGCTAATCCTTATTTAATTAATTATATTTTTAATATTGAAGATGTTAAAATTAAAAATCAAAATCATTTATTAACAATTGATGATCTAACTTTTGCTTGTAATAATTTAAACGAGGAACAAAAATTAGCAATTGTCAAAACCCTAAATTCACAAGATATCTTTTTATTACAAGGCCCTCCCGGAACTGGGAAAACCGAATTTATTGCTGAATTAGTTTATCAATATGCGATGTTAGGAAAAAAAATTTTAGTATCTTCACAGAATCATACTGCCATTGATAATGTTTTAATGCGGTTAACTAAAACTCCCCAAATTGCTCCGCTCCGTTTAACTGGGGAAGAAGTTCGTAAGAAAAATAAATTTACTGATTTTAATCCGGATAAATTAATTTTTAATCACTATCGTTTTATTTATAATCATTTATTACAGAAGTATCTAACAAAATGAAATGCGCTTAATTATGATTATGAAAACCAAAAGTTAGAATTACAAAAATTAAAAACAAATGCCAAAATGTTGGCACAGGAAATTGCCGAAGCAAAAAAATTAAAAACTAAGTTGACTGAATTAACGAAATTAAGAGATGACGGAATTAATAATGAATTAATTGCAAAAAACAAAAATAAGAAACTTATTATTGAAATAAATAATATAAATAATATTTTTTCGATGTTAAATGACTATAACTGATCAGGAGTTATTAATCCAAATTCGGACGTTGGTGAATTATTTAAAAAACATTTTAGTGCAATTATGCAGGAGAAACTAGGGATGGAATTTGATTCTTTATTTTCAATTCAGGAAGCATACCAAAAAATTATTCAAACTTTAAATAGTAATACTAAATTAATTTCGATTAAAGAACAAGAACTTTTTGAGTTAAAAAATATTAGCAAAGAAAATCGTGACGATGATTGGTTAGGGAAGTTTACTACAGTATACCAAGAATTGAATGATTTAAAAGCAATTGATTACAAACAAGAAGTTGACATCACACAGTATGAACATGCAATTAACGCCTTTCGAAATGATTTAGAAATGTTAAAAGTAATTTATGAAAACCGTTTGAATAATTTACAAGAATCAAATAATAATAACGTAATTGCCCAATATGATCAAGAGATTTCTTATTTAGCAGATGAAGTTAAAGTATTAGATCAAAAATTGGTAGGTCTAAAAATAGAAATTGAAAATCTAGTACAAGGTATTAACAATATTTTTAACATGCATTTAACTATTAAAGATATTGCAGCAACTATTAATGACATTGACCAAGCAATTAATGAGATTGATCTTAATATTAAAAATATTGTTAATGAAAAAAATCAAAAAAATAATTTTGTAAATAATTTAATTAATTTTTTAGATAATAATTATCGAATTGGCAAATTTTTAGATCAAGAAAATATTAGTAGCAATAAGTTTACTTCTTTTATGGAACGAGACACCCTTTTATATGCTAACCAATTTTTGCAAAATAATGTTAATGTGGTTGCAATGACAGCGACAGCTAACCAATCTTACGCCCAAAGTAAAAATAAAGTTTTACAAGATTATAATATTAGTGATATTGATATTAAAAAGTTTGCTTTTGATGTTGTAATTATTGATGAAGTAAGTAAATTAACCCCGATGGAAGTTTTTATGCCTTTAGTCTATGGGAAAGCAGTTGTCTTAGTTGGTGATTATCGTCAGTTACCACCCATTATGCCTTACCGCGAAGAAGATATTGCTAAAATTAATACTGTTTATCAAGAACATTATAGTTATCATGATTTTAATGAATTATTAACTAATTCAATGTTTAAAAAATTAGTGGCTAAGTGTGATGATTCTGTGAAAGGAATTTTAACAAAACAATATCGTAGTCATGAGGACATCATGCGGGTCGTAAATGTTTTTTATGAAAACCAATTACAATTAGGAGATCCCGAAAATCAAAATAATTTAAAACGACATTATATTAAAGTAAGCAATAAAAATGGGTTAACTATTTTTGAACCCCACAAAGCAGTTTATTGAATTGATTCAACAAAAGATGCTGATAATACCAACATAGTTTACGAACAAGGTGAATCAGGAAGCACTAGTTTATTTAATTGACTAGAAATTGAACTAACCGTTAAAACTTTATTATTAATTGAAAAAGGATATAATAATCAAGAAATAAAGTTAACCAAAAAACCAAAAGTTGCTGTTATTAGTTTTTATGGGTTGCATGTTAAAAAATTACGCCGCGCAATTAGTAATTTAAAATTTAAAAGTATTATTGTTGAAGTTTCAACAGTTGATGACTACCAAGGACGCGAAACCGAAATTGTGATTGTTAATACTGTCCGTAATCCCAAAAATCAAGAAAAGGCAAATAAGGAATTTATTAAAAAATATGAACGGTTAAATGTTGCTTTTTCTCGGGCAAAAAATATGTTAGTAATTATTGGTGCCATTAACTTTTTTGCTCATATTGAAGTGGAAATTCCAACCATTGCTAATCCTGAAATTACAAAAATGGTAAAAGCATATTATGAAATTATTAAAATCATTGATGAATACGGAACAGTTTTTACCGCTAGTGACATCTTAGATTAA
- the rpsI gene encoding 30S ribosomal protein S9 → MAKKQEVIYRGTGRRKSSIAQVVLTPGKGNVIVNGKPALEFFPYATLVQDLEQPLEITGVKSDFDINVKVSGGGFTGQAGATRLGIARALVEASQDYKILLRHAGMLTRDARIKERKKYGLRGARRAPQYSKR, encoded by the coding sequence ATGGCAAAAAAACAAGAAGTTATATATCGTGGGACTGGGCGTCGAAAATCATCAATCGCGCAGGTTGTTTTAACTCCTGGTAAAGGTAATGTAATTGTGAATGGAAAACCAGCTTTGGAATTCTTTCCATATGCTACTTTGGTACAAGACTTAGAACAACCTTTAGAAATTACAGGAGTAAAATCTGACTTTGATATTAATGTTAAAGTTTCTGGTGGTGGTTTTACCGGACAAGCGGGGGCGACAAGACTAGGAATCGCAAGAGCGCTAGTTGAAGCTTCGCAAGATTATAAAATCCTTTTAAGGCATGCTGGGATGCTAACTCGCGATGCTCGTATTAAAGAACGTAAAAAATATGGTCTACGGGGAGCTAGAAGAGCACCACAATACTCAAAAAGATAG
- the rplM gene encoding 50S ribosomal protein L13: MRQTTILNSAKVEKKWYVIDAQGLVLGRLASKVAMILKGKNKPAYTPHVDCGDNVIIINADKIVLTGNKLKGKIYYHHSQHPGGLKKTAAKDMLVKKPIYPVEHAIKGMLPKNKLGAQLFRNLFVYAGNDHPHQAQQPIKLELTTK; the protein is encoded by the coding sequence ATGAGACAAACAACTATCTTAAATTCAGCGAAAGTTGAAAAGAAATGATATGTTATTGATGCTCAAGGTCTAGTTTTAGGGAGATTAGCAAGTAAAGTTGCGATGATCTTAAAAGGAAAAAATAAACCAGCTTATACACCCCATGTTGATTGTGGAGATAATGTTATTATTATTAATGCTGATAAAATAGTATTAACAGGTAATAAATTAAAAGGTAAAATCTATTATCACCATTCACAACATCCTGGTGGGTTAAAAAAAACAGCTGCAAAAGATATGTTAGTTAAAAAACCAATTTATCCAGTTGAACATGCAATTAAAGGAATGTTACCAAAGAATAAATTAGGAGCTCAATTATTCCGTAATTTATTTGTGTATGCTGGTAATGACCATCCACATCAAGCACAACAACCAATTAAGTTAGAATTAACTACTAAATAA
- the glyA gene encoding serine hydroxymethyltransferase, whose product MTKIINSKIKNLINLELKRQQDHVELIASENYVSEAVLATVGSVLTNKYCEGYPHKRYYGGCEYIDEIEQLAIDTIKKIFGADHANVQPHSGSQANAAAYFALLNPGDSVLAMDLSAGGHLTHGHKVNFSGKLYNFYGYGVNPETEMLDYDAIEKQALELKPKLIVAGASAYSREINFKRFKEIADKVGAYFMVDIAHIAGLIAAGLHPSPIPYADVVTSTTHKTLRGPRGGLILCKEQWAKKINSAVFPGNQGGPLEHVIAGKAQAFLEALEPDFKIYQQQIINNAKTLAQVFIDNNCKVISNGTDNHLLMIDVKTSFNLTGAQAEEILQKIGIISNKNMIPFDQETSVVTSGIRLGTPAMTTRGFKEQEFLELGKIIISVLTDYSDQNLVINQTKVRDLLARFPIYQNIKYKY is encoded by the coding sequence ATGACTAAAATAATAAATTCTAAGATTAAAAATTTAATAAATTTAGAATTAAAACGTCAACAAGATCATGTCGAATTAATTGCTTCGGAAAATTATGTTTCTGAAGCTGTTTTAGCAACAGTTGGTTCAGTATTGACTAATAAATATTGTGAAGGTTATCCTCATAAAAGATATTATGGGGGATGTGAATACATTGATGAAATTGAACAGTTAGCAATTGATACAATTAAGAAAATTTTTGGGGCCGACCATGCGAATGTACAACCTCATTCCGGGAGCCAAGCTAATGCCGCTGCTTATTTTGCCCTATTAAACCCAGGTGATTCTGTTTTAGCAATGGATTTATCAGCAGGAGGTCACTTAACTCATGGTCACAAAGTTAATTTTTCGGGTAAATTATATAATTTTTATGGTTATGGAGTTAACCCAGAAACTGAAATGTTAGATTATGATGCAATTGAAAAACAAGCCCTTGAATTAAAACCAAAACTAATAGTAGCGGGGGCAAGTGCTTATTCTCGTGAAATCAATTTTAAACGTTTTAAAGAGATTGCTGACAAAGTAGGAGCTTATTTTATGGTTGACATTGCGCACATTGCTGGTTTAATTGCTGCAGGGTTACATCCAAGTCCTATTCCGTATGCGGATGTAGTTACTTCTACGACTCATAAAACTTTGCGGGGACCACGAGGGGGATTAATTCTTTGCAAGGAACAATGGGCTAAGAAAATTAATAGTGCAGTTTTTCCTGGTAATCAAGGCGGGCCACTTGAACATGTGATTGCAGGAAAGGCCCAAGCATTTTTAGAAGCGCTGGAACCTGATTTTAAAATTTATCAACAACAAATAATTAATAATGCTAAAACTTTGGCTCAAGTATTTATTGATAATAATTGCAAAGTAATTTCTAACGGAACTGATAATCATCTGTTAATGATTGATGTTAAAACTAGTTTTAATTTAACTGGCGCCCAAGCGGAAGAAATCTTACAAAAAATTGGAATTATTTCTAATAAAAATATGATTCCCTTTGACCAAGAAACCTCAGTTGTCACTAGTGGTATTCGATTAGGAACTCCCGCCATGACAACCAGAGGTTTTAAAGAACAAGAATTCTTAGAACTAGGTAAAATTATTATTAGTGTATTAACAGATTATAGTGATCAAAATCTAGTTATTAACCAAACTAAAGTTCGTGATTTATTAGCAAGATTTCCAATTTACCAAAATATTAAATATAAATACTAA